One candidate division TA06 bacterium genomic window carries:
- a CDS encoding helix-turn-helix transcriptional regulator has protein sequence MSAKTNVKIRFGLRIQQLRKQQGITQEELGFRSNLHSTHIGMIERGVKNVTLETIVKLADALGISTELLFAERHDLKDSKDAALAEINGLVKRQNEKKRILIRDVIKDILQWTKR, from the coding sequence ATGTCAGCAAAAACAAACGTAAAAATAAGATTCGGCCTGCGAATACAACAATTACGCAAGCAACAGGGCATAACCCAGGAAGAATTGGGTTTTCGGTCAAACCTTCATTCTACTCATATCGGAATGATTGAACGTGGAGTAAAAAATGTTACCCTTGAAACCATAGTAAAACTTGCCGATGCTTTAGGCATAAGCACCGAATTGTTGTTTGCCGAACGCCATGATTTAAAAGATTCCAAAGATGCGGCGCTTGCTGAAATAAACGGGTTGGTTAAAAGACAAAATGAAAAAAAGCGAATTTTAATAAGAGATGTCATCAAAGATATTCTACAATGGACCAAACGGTAA